The region GGATtctagtgtgaatccagcctcaatGTTTGTAAAGATTCCCTTGTCTTTGACCCACTGACCTTTTGAAGGTATACTGTGCTACCAAGCTGCAGATCCTAGAAGTTCTGTAAGTTGAGAAGAGGGGTCCTCTTAGCTCAGGCTTGTTTTTCCCACAGAGAATTCATAGCTCAGGCTTGTTTTTCCAGAACATCCCACAGAGGAATTTGGAGGCCAAAGTAAGTAACTGTGATTCATCAGATCAAACTACTATTTCAGTTTCTCCATGGTCTTGTTCTTACACATGCCCACTGTAGGTACTTTCAGTGGTggttaggcatcaccatgggCACTCTAGATTGGTCTATGACTACACAGTTCCAAAATCGGGAAGCTGCAATACACTAGGTGTTCACACTTTTCTCCAATGGccaattttatttaatttttttcttccagAAAATTGTTCTACAGTAGCTTCTCTGTGGGATCAGACCAAATGGGCTAGCCTCCATTCCTTGAGCATATCATTCAGCATTGTTTATGACCCAGTTGTCAGTTCACCAATTTTTCTCCCTAGGACCTCTTTTGGTAGGTAGTCATGACTGCATACTGGGAACACCCCAGAAGACCTCTCGTCTTGTGGATCCTCTGACCCAGATTTATAGCTTTCGCGATTTCTTAGTCAAAGTTGCTCAGATCCAACCATACAGTGGTCCATTTTTGCTGCTTCTAAAATATCACCTTTGAAGAACTGACTGCTGACTTGCTGCCTGATGTATCTTAGCCACATGACAGGCATCAATGTAATGACATCATCTCTGTATTATCGACATTGTAGCTAAAATCGTGTACACACGCCGTCAGACCCTTTCAAGCGGATAAGTCAAAaatagtcttatcagtctgccgacgcgtgtatcaaaaaagggcgcctggaaaaaaagggcacgggatatagccaaaattataagttgtaatgtaaaacaatatttttcgttgatagcttgtaaacgaAAATGCAGAGCTAAATAGGTTGAGTAAATggaaattaaatggcaaaataccatctataacaaCAAACTAATTCTGAAATAAAacatcaaatagcgtctataacaaaaaacgatatttacacttgcattaagcatagtaatacaatggtagattttactgcaattatacctaactgtagtctcacacagatctctccctatcccctaAACCtaccctttgtgtaaatatacataatttaatcatttgtatatattatatatattgtgctgtaactatacctaaccctactctcacacagaaccctccctgtacctatccctaacccctatacccccctggtggtgcctaaccctaaccacccccctggtggtgcctaatcctaaaactcccatggtagtgcctaaccctaaccacccccctggtggtgcctaaccctcagacccaagtggtggtgcctaaccctaaaaccccccctggaggtgcctaacactaaccacctcctggtggtgcctaataaaggtggccactaacggtccaatttctagcgaaaaatcgttcgagcgatcagaaattctgatcggacgaaaaatcgttcactacaccatcaacttaccgatcattgcttcctatctatcacgaccgccaagaaaatccaaatttccgttcgatgaaaattcattcgggcgacatttttttcactcgttcataatcgattgtgtccaccaatggagattatttacaaccaatccgatcagaatttctgatcattcgaacgatttttcgctacaaattggaccattagtggccagctttaccctaaccaccaccctggtgatgtctaaccctaagactccactggtggtgcctaaccctaaccaccccctggtggtgcctaaccctatccacttccctggtggtgcctaactctaagggtTAACGCCCCCTGGAGAGTGGGCGGGGTTTAGGCCTGATCAATCTCCAACTACAATACCTCCTCTTAGAGGCAGTTGGGAGGTTTCTAGGATACAACAGACACAGGCTTATGATGAGCTGTTATCACTAGGATGGTGTTAAGCCCAGCAGCTGCAATGTCCTGTCACTTTTGCTTATTTGGGGCGATGGACTGCTGCGATTAGTTTGTTAATTATCTCTGACCAGCTTCACCAGCAGAGAACCAGCAATGCTGCAAAGCTTTAGAATAACAACCTGCATTATATTGCTGCTCTTTCTACACCTGGCATCAGGTTTGTATATGACATCAATGtcctgtattattgtattgttactGATTGGCAGCCCAGGACTGATAAGTTATGTACTCTTGTATTTAAATATGCTACTTGCTATTTTATGAATAACTAGCAAAAAGACTACCCATTTCATAACGGGTGCTAGGCAACGCACCATCCACAGCTGTGCTGGCCACCTCATGCGTGTGCACATGGCCGTAGCCCCGCAGTCACGACCGACCGCTACCCTATGCCCACCCAGGGTTGCAtgtcgtgcatgtgcagtaggcaTCCCTGACCCCCTatagccaagtgcaaagtgccacgttacacgtgccaagggccacgtgccgtgtgacagtcagacagcagaggagaggacactaactgtcacactggcactgctcagcagcacagcagttctgtagtaagctaacacagtagtactactactctaacaactactagcactgactgcagtactacagtactaactacacaataacacagtaatcctattccctaatccctaacctatattgtagctagctaaggctaatagctggccagcaggcagcagctggcctggtctgtgcacagcacacacacagacacatagcagctgcagcagccctgcagcacacactctgactgtcacacaatgaaatcaagctaattaacaatataacaatagtgtagtgatagtgaaggggttaatcactgaacagctttaggtttatcactgtatacagcacttgctaggctgcagcactggagcatgtctcagtgagcattcacaagcaaggacgatatttctcataatggcagccctcctttttatacaggggggcctggccagggttcctttctgtgattgggtgctagggcttaggctgggagccctatgattggctcaatgaggtcaggtggggctggccagggttcccttctgtgattggttgctagggcttctgctgggagccctctgattggctcaatgacgtcaggaACGTCATCTCCTATCTCAATATTCTGATTTCTGCGGACATccgcattgccagccaactatccgcattttacttgcgctgccgcactaagctgcgctgcttgagcagtgtagcttagtaaataaatgcctactgatttgtatgtgagccagatgcagccatcaaaagagccacatctggctcccgagccataggttccctacccctgccctatAGGATGTTCTTTAAGCCTTTGTTGTATTAAATATTAatatcttttaaagagaaccttccCTTTCACACTGTGCGTCGGAACCAGTTTTACTCTCTGCTGCCGCAAGATGTCGCTAAGGCAATTAGTCTATGGTGTGCAGTGCACTGCATGCCATGCGCCATAAGTATTCATTTTAAAGCTAAGTTTGCAGCGCGTTGGAGGCCGACTTCCTCTGCAACGCAGCGATAAtaacggaagtcatgtaagttaaTGGTGACaccgtttttttttaatttgctggcGGTTGTGATGCAGTGCGCATGCGTGGGCGCCAATTAAGTTGTGATGCGCATCCTGTTTGCAGGGTATAAATGGCCCAATGGctgtttctaaacatttttttattgcagTACTGCTTgctgccacaggaagtgagctgtGGATACACAGTGATACTTTGGTGCCCAAATTCGTCATTAATACAACACATGTCCCTAGGAAGGCCGTTTTCAGCAGTGTGATGCCGAGCGGTATCACCATGGCACCGCATCAGAATCGTAAAATAACAGTATGAAACTGGCAGTAGCGAAAAAACTGCAAGTGAGGGGGTAAGTTTAACATCGAATAATTAATATcagtttaaaatttaaaataaggtAAGTGGCTTGCCTAGAGATGAATGTCTACACTTATATTGTAAACAAACAACTTGTATTGTAAACAAAACTTTATTGCACAAGCATAACAAAAGACAATGCATTTCGTGGGCAACAACGCCTACTTCCTCAGGTCGATAATTTGCCTATTCAGCAGTCTGTTGGAGCTCCAAGCCAGGGTCGGttatagactttttgccgcctgaggcaaacttgtgagtacaataccccccccagtataaataataACCTTcccaggaggggtagtatgcagtaaGGGGGCAGAAGGCACAGTGGCAAAgagaggggtcggacccccccccccctcctgggtcccctgcgctccccctccagctattcagTGCAGCAGCGTAGTACGAGCAGGCAGCGGGcgaggatgactcacctcttctgcgttccagcgtgcgttccactcttgtcacttcctgcaatgccggccacttacagtacagtgggcagcattgcaggaagtgacgagagtggaacgcacgctgtgtggcggaagaggtgagtcctcccaccTGCTGCCTGATCGTACTACGCTGCTGGGCTTATTAGCTGGAGGGGGATtgcagatcaggggacccaggtgagggagggggggtccgaccaccctccccgccactgtgcccaatatccccttcctgcctgctacaccctccagctcggcgcccccacCCACGACCAGGCAGGTCAAATCTGGATGTGCTCAAAACCTTTTTACCAACTAATTTTTCTATATGATTTTGGATCTCTTTTATCATGATGCATTTCTTGCAGGACCGGCTCTGGCCATCGATGACGGAAGTCTTCGTGAAGACCAATTATATGATGACAATAACACAGAGGTAGTTGGGCCCACAGATGGAACCACAGGCCTGGTCACTGAAGATCAAACAGATACAAATACGTCATCTCACCATCGCATGTATCCTTCCCAAGGACCGTTCAAGACCAAAAAACACGAGCCTGGAAGCCAAGACTTGGACCCTGAGGTCATGGGCTTCCTCAATACTCTCCAGAGCTTGAAAGAGAGAGGAACACTTATATATATTCTGATAGCCGGAGGCATTATCGGTACCCTACTGATAACGGGGGCTGTTGCAGGATGCTTTTTTGGGCAAGTCACTTTAGCcacattaattttttttaaaagactacTATAACAGAAGACGTATGCCATCATCCTCTGACAGTTTAAAGAGTGCAGCATCTTGGTTTACATGCTATTACTCTCTCAGTGGCATATCTATAAAGGTGCAGGTATAGCATGTACCATGGGCACCTCTTACTGGGAGCGCTGCTCCATAGAATCCTTGATGTACTTTTTACTCttttctgctgcctggttacatctTTTAGGGGAACAGTCTTACAGTTATTTGGGGGGATATGCATAGGctgacccaggggcgtaacaatagaccctgcaagtctGTTCtccgcacagttgttctaatgactgcatctgctcaggcactgataaagaatcatacaaagttttgcagacaaagatttgtagacagtccctattcagggttcagcagggtcttgtgtacagcgatgttctggtggcgggagggggccccatccaaagttttgcagaggggcctagtgatttctagttacgcccccggGCTGACCTATTGCTACTGTAGCAGTAAGGTAATATTGCGCAGGCCAGGTAAGGGTAATTAGGGGTTCAAGCGATCGACAGACCGCAAATTACACCtctctccgagttgctacaattcggagggggaatagtattttacaccaccggggatttgagcggcagcagggaaagctgtcattcagctcaccctgagcCCAGCTCACCAGCGGCGTACATAATATATGTATGTCTTCAGTCTTCCATTTCAGTTTGCATGCTGaactaaagatggccacacacgatacaataaaattatccgattttacagcaattcgataaaaaacaTCAGATTCCCCAACAAATCTAGCTTTTTTtgtattcgagcaagaaatctgattggatttcccatttttattcaataaaagtttgctggatttttctgatcaagttttatgaaaattgaatggtgtagggtggaTTGTCAGTTTTCTTATGTATACTTccatgcaattttctcagttttcaatcttttttttcataattgggtaaaaattgCGCACaggttggtcagattttttaaatgttacaagcagtcagaaaaattgattgcaattcttgaattgaaaagatattttaaaaattgtatggtgtgtggtcaccttaaccaccctggcgttacattaaaattgccagggtggcgtgcagacagttttttttttatttttatttttctgaatCATTGTACTGTAGCTAACTTAAAGTTAGCTACATgattcaccactagagggcgcatctgcccatctagtctgatcgccgccggcttttacagcaagcagaaaatcccgttgtaaatgggattttctacttggcttccctcgtcgccatggcgacgatcgggatgacgtcatccacatCATGGCATCAGGGGGTGTCCGATCCAGccccatagcacagcctggctctgattggccaggatgtgcaaggggtctgggcgGGGGGCTCCCTTACGCCGCCGCTagcgtgctagctgcgtgtatgaaaaaaaaattatcagaatCGGCCCACAGGGGCCGGAGATATCTactgcggcggtaatggacgagctgagctcgtcattaccgctaaggtggttaaaggatacccaaagtgacatgtgacatgatgtacTCAAAAAgaggaggcgccaaaaggataaaaggagaatcagatttaaaatgttaaaattgtaggtggcaatggtggacttgctcaCCTCACAAAAACACCAGCACTGGTTAAGTGTAATAAAATCACAAAATTTAATAACTACTCCTTATCAAAAAACAAcaaaatttgcaacgcgtttcacggatctcaagtccgcttcatcaggcaacaaaaagTCACATAGGCAGGAGCAACCGTGGTGCTGTGTAAACACGTAtggcacctggtggatgggtgttgacaccccttttccttttttctacggagagcgactttctTAAACCTGaacgaggacaggtctaatctcctcgtctgcgattgaagtggttgccccaattggcaacccatacttgtgagtataaatctTTCTTTTCCACAATTGTGCCATATATCATACGataatacactatcgggggctctcgatctcttctcccctttttttttgttgcatgtgacatgatgagatagacatgtgtatgtacagtgcctagcacacaaataactatgctgtgttcctttttttctttctctgcctgaaagagttaaatatcaggtatgtaagtggctgactcagtcctgactcaaacaggaagttactacagtgtgaccctcacagataagaaactcccctttttatctctttcttgctctcagaagccattttctgctaggaaagtgttttatagttggaatttattatcagtgagggtcacactgtagtcacttcctgtctgagtcaggactgagtttgccacttacatacctgatatttaactctttcagacagagaaagaaaaaaagtaaacagcatagttatttgtgtgccaggcactgtacatacacatgtctatctcatcatgtctcatgtcagttcgggtatcctttaatggtgcccatacatggtgcaatttttttcatccaatcttaccatttctatgttgtTTAAGGgagctgcctaaattatcctttcagtgtattcacttaatttacccgtatactacatagaaatggtaagattggatgaaaacaattgtaccatgtatgggcaccataatacTGATAAATAGAGCTTATCAATGAGATGGTGATTTTCCAAGTTTGTTACAAATAGTACTCAACTTGAAACTAAGCTTATcaatattaaagtaaacctgaaacaaTACAagcacaaggatttatacttggCCGGGCGGGGCCCATACGGGCGAACTTTCCCCACAACCTGAAATAAAGCCGTgacacccagggccggcgctaccattaaggcaaagtaggcagctgccccggggccccagagcttgtagggg is a window of Hyperolius riggenbachi isolate aHypRig1 chromosome 6, aHypRig1.pri, whole genome shotgun sequence DNA encoding:
- the LOC137522400 gene encoding uncharacterized protein → MLQSFRITTCIILLLFLHLASGPALAIDDGSLREDQLYDDNNTEVVGPTDGTTGLVTEDQTDTNTSSHHRMYPSQGPFKTKKHEPGSQDLDPEVMGFLNTLQSLKERGTLIYILIAGGIIGTLLITGAVAGCFFGIMYLRKRLTMIDPVKAMEDGGTSEKQPVETKGDVEASETTSGPMGPSVHDIYKSPSFSAPPFPSGSVQDMTEASNPSPSVQHGTPYPTTSQEMTSQPSRRDRIIFDRAQHREHSRQIVMSQKSIAKMKK